The Methanomassiliicoccales archaeon genome has a segment encoding these proteins:
- a CDS encoding ATP-binding cassette domain-containing protein, whose product MLVMVISAIEAKGLCKCFGEFKAVDDVSFEVPEKQFFGLLGPNGAGKTTTIRMLTGVLRPDSGTVTIMGLNMKRDPLLAKGKIGVIPEIGNVYPDLTARENLELFGRFYGLSKRTRKERASALLEELGLGGRMDERIKRFSKGMRQRVSIGCAIIHEPELLFLDEPTEGLDVQSRRMILEKVGKMNKNGSTILLTTHNIEEASRLCNRVCIINHGKVVALDTPERLRSAFEGAQSVEVTFDRLVECDLFVSQCITRAEAQGNKLRFYTPDPDQAIKRIMQVRDEQGLTIVSLNTLAPSLEDVFVKLTEMSA is encoded by the coding sequence ATGCTGGTGATGGTGATATCTGCGATCGAGGCCAAAGGTCTTTGCAAGTGCTTCGGGGAGTTCAAAGCGGTGGACGATGTCAGTTTCGAGGTCCCTGAGAAGCAGTTTTTCGGATTACTTGGTCCCAACGGGGCAGGCAAGACCACCACCATCAGGATGCTCACTGGCGTATTGCGACCGGACTCCGGCACGGTCACCATCATGGGGCTCAACATGAAACGGGACCCCCTGCTGGCCAAAGGAAAGATAGGTGTCATTCCCGAGATAGGGAACGTGTATCCGGACCTCACCGCCCGGGAGAACCTGGAACTTTTCGGGCGCTTCTACGGTCTGTCCAAGCGTACTCGGAAGGAAAGAGCGTCCGCCCTTCTGGAGGAGCTGGGGCTGGGCGGTAGGATGGACGAACGTATCAAGCGCTTTTCCAAGGGCATGAGGCAGCGCGTGTCCATTGGCTGCGCTATCATCCACGAGCCCGAGTTGCTGTTCCTAGACGAGCCCACTGAGGGGCTGGACGTGCAAAGCCGGCGCATGATATTGGAGAAAGTAGGCAAGATGAACAAGAACGGAAGCACCATCCTGCTGACCACGCACAACATCGAGGAGGCCAGCCGACTGTGCAATCGGGTTTGCATAATCAATCACGGTAAAGTTGTGGCACTGGACACCCCGGAGCGGCTTAGGTCCGCGTTCGAAGGGGCCCAGTCCGTAGAAGTGACCTTCGACCGACTGGTGGAATGCGACCTTTTCGTTTCCCAGTGCATAACCAGGGCTGAGGCTCAGGGCAACAAGCTTCGGTTCTACACCCCCGATCCTGACCAGGCCATTAAAAGGATAATGCAGGTCCGGGACGAGCAGGGACTGACCATCGTATCCTTGAACACCCTGGCGCCCTCGCTCGAGGACGTGTTCGTGAAGCTCACGGAGATGAGTGCATGA
- a CDS encoding ABC transporter permease, protein MNLDIMVRGVLATTVKDIKIYYKKPPVFIFGLILPTFLFFAFFVGRQLDITKYFPGFLAMSLFFTASSVGPLIIPWEKQAGTFERLLSLPVSIPLLVLGDTLAGAGFGMIISLIIFIAGSFLVPFHLTLVAIVALPLLFILGNLCFAALGVLLSSPAGPVPSNIMMLAALVRFPLIFISGIFIPLTEMTGATRTVTMFSPLTYLVDGFNQALGNEGAIPLALDLVVLMMFTVAFLLSANYVLKRKALKGL, encoded by the coding sequence ATGAACCTGGACATCATGGTCCGAGGGGTTCTGGCCACGACGGTCAAGGACATCAAGATCTATTACAAGAAGCCCCCGGTCTTCATCTTCGGGCTCATACTTCCCACCTTCCTGTTCTTCGCCTTCTTCGTGGGAAGGCAGCTCGACATAACGAAATACTTCCCGGGTTTCCTGGCCATGTCCCTGTTCTTCACCGCCTCCTCCGTTGGCCCGCTCATCATCCCCTGGGAGAAGCAGGCCGGCACGTTCGAACGGTTGCTGTCACTGCCGGTGAGCATTCCACTGTTGGTGCTAGGCGACACTCTGGCCGGGGCAGGTTTCGGCATGATCATCAGTCTGATCATATTCATTGCGGGATCTTTCCTCGTCCCCTTCCACCTGACTCTGGTGGCTATCGTGGCCCTTCCATTGCTCTTCATACTGGGCAACCTGTGCTTCGCCGCGCTGGGGGTGCTGCTGTCCTCGCCGGCCGGGCCGGTGCCAAGTAACATAATGATGCTGGCCGCCCTGGTCCGTTTCCCCCTTATCTTCATCAGCGGCATCTTCATCCCCCTGACCGAGATGACCGGGGCGACCCGGACGGTCACCATGTTCTCCCCCCTTACTTACCTGGTGGACGGGTTCAATCAGGCTCTGGGCAACGAAGGGGCCATCCCCCTGGCCCTGGACCTGGTGGTGCTAATGATGTTCACTGTAGCGTTCCTGTTGTCTGCAAATTACGTGCTGAAGAGGAAGGCCTTGAAAGGGTTGTGA
- a CDS encoding type II glyceraldehyde-3-phosphate dehydrogenase, with the protein MKVKVGINGYGTIGKRVAWAVNRQNDMEVVGVTKTRPSYEASTALREGHPLFAAHIEDVEGFEKAGVKTQGTLEDLLKKVDIIVDCTPGGFGEKNKPMYEKAGVKCMFQGGEAHEMAGISFNALANYQEAWGAPSARVVSCNTTGLVRTLFPLQQAFGIQKVFASLVRRGADPADKKGAALNAIEPSLKLPTHHGPDVKTVMHGLDIQTMAVVTPTTLMHLHCIVVELKKKVTEKDVLDVWASSPRVKLISGKDGVKNTGQVMELAKDLGRPRGDLMDIAVWKDGVKVVDSILYYYQAIHQESDVVPENVDCIRSMMKLEKDNLASIERTDKAIGLR; encoded by the coding sequence ATGAAGGTCAAGGTCGGCATCAACGGCTATGGCACGATCGGAAAGAGAGTGGCTTGGGCTGTGAACAGGCAGAACGACATGGAGGTCGTGGGGGTCACCAAGACCAGACCGTCCTACGAGGCTTCCACCGCCCTACGCGAGGGTCATCCTTTGTTCGCGGCGCACATTGAGGACGTGGAGGGCTTTGAGAAGGCCGGGGTCAAGACCCAAGGGACCTTGGAGGACCTGTTGAAGAAGGTCGACATCATCGTGGATTGCACCCCTGGCGGTTTCGGCGAGAAGAACAAACCGATGTACGAGAAGGCCGGGGTCAAGTGCATGTTCCAGGGAGGAGAGGCGCATGAGATGGCCGGGATATCCTTCAACGCCCTGGCCAACTATCAGGAGGCCTGGGGGGCGCCCTCGGCGAGGGTCGTTTCGTGCAACACCACCGGCCTGGTGCGCACATTGTTCCCGCTGCAGCAAGCCTTCGGCATCCAGAAGGTTTTCGCTTCATTGGTACGCCGCGGCGCGGACCCGGCGGACAAGAAGGGGGCGGCGCTGAACGCCATCGAACCCTCCCTCAAGCTGCCGACGCATCACGGGCCGGACGTGAAGACGGTCATGCACGGGCTGGACATCCAGACTATGGCCGTGGTGACCCCGACGACGCTCATGCACCTGCACTGCATCGTCGTCGAGCTGAAGAAGAAGGTCACCGAGAAGGACGTCCTGGACGTCTGGGCCTCCTCGCCCCGGGTCAAGCTCATCTCCGGCAAGGACGGGGTGAAGAACACCGGGCAGGTAATGGAGCTGGCCAAGGACCTAGGCCGGCCGCGCGGGGACCTCATGGACATCGCCGTGTGGAAGGACGGGGTGAAAGTTGTCGATTCCATCCTCTACTACTACCAGGCCATTCATCAGGAGAGCGACGTGGTCCCGGAGAACGTGGACTGCATACGCTCCATGATGAAGCTGGAGAAGGACAACCTGGCCTCCATCGAGCGCACCGACAAGGCCATCGGCCTGCGCTGA
- a CDS encoding DUF5654 family protein: protein MASLKLEIMDKIVALMTAAFGMVAALAWNSAISALMIDWLGASGDATIGLIIYAVIVTVVAVIAIVLISRMYSKMKTKAEAK from the coding sequence ATGGCAAGCTTGAAACTTGAGATAATGGACAAGATCGTGGCGTTGATGACCGCGGCCTTCGGAATGGTCGCTGCATTGGCCTGGAATTCAGCCATATCTGCACTCATGATAGACTGGCTGGGCGCCTCAGGCGACGCAACCATAGGCCTGATCATATACGCTGTCATCGTCACGGTAGTGGCTGTGATTGCCATCGTCCTGATCTCCAGGATGTACAGCAAGATGAAGACCAAGGCAGAGGCCAAGTAA
- a CDS encoding GyrI-like domain-containing protein, with amino-acid sequence MDWTLMMIVPDFVGQAEVERSAQAVRAKKGDVPQLNKVELIRRTDGASVHMLHVGPYDQEMVSVALLWQFMCSKGLESNGPHHEIYISDPNRIAQEKSKTVIRYPVRTKRV; translated from the coding sequence ATGGATTGGACGTTGATGATGATAGTACCGGACTTCGTCGGGCAGGCGGAGGTCGAGCGCTCAGCGCAGGCCGTGAGGGCGAAGAAGGGAGATGTTCCGCAATTGAACAAGGTGGAACTGATAAGGAGAACGGACGGGGCGAGCGTCCATATGTTGCACGTGGGACCATACGATCAAGAGATGGTCAGCGTCGCCTTGCTGTGGCAGTTCATGTGCTCCAAAGGTCTGGAATCGAACGGGCCTCATCACGAGATCTATATCAGCGACCCCAACCGGATCGCTCAAGAGAAATCGAAGACCGTCATTCGTTATCCAGTGCGGACAAAAAGAGTATGA
- a CDS encoding radical SAM protein, with protein sequence MGVLRSIGQTAYYGVWFFKGLLGFKKPLVNTMIITYQCNLKCQHCQIAENLPLVPQPHKMSYEVAMEEMKASFERGARVLFFEGGEPTYWNDGDRTLLDLIKAGKEIGYYVTGYTTNGTNVFHLESDVISVSLDGPKEVHDKIRCEGVYDKLMANLEKVNHPNVFANMVVMPDNKHLIRETAQIVKDNPHLNGMMINFLTPPPESKTLTLEEKRQAVEEIIVLKKEGYPILNSKKALKELLIEDYSERCPFWASEFVMPDRSKKYGCPMRGESCKKCGFDAVREYSLVTRGSPSTILSMAGRFALSTK encoded by the coding sequence ATGGGCGTGCTGAGGTCGATAGGTCAGACCGCTTATTATGGGGTCTGGTTCTTCAAGGGGCTGCTGGGCTTCAAGAAGCCTCTGGTCAACACCATGATCATCACCTACCAATGCAACCTCAAGTGCCAGCACTGCCAAATCGCCGAGAACCTTCCCCTCGTCCCCCAGCCTCACAAGATGTCGTACGAGGTGGCGATGGAGGAGATGAAGGCCTCCTTCGAGCGCGGCGCCCGGGTGCTCTTCTTCGAGGGCGGAGAGCCCACCTACTGGAATGACGGCGACCGCACCCTGCTGGACCTCATCAAGGCCGGAAAGGAGATCGGCTACTACGTCACCGGGTATACCACCAATGGCACCAACGTCTTCCATCTGGAGAGCGACGTCATCTCCGTGTCCCTGGACGGGCCGAAGGAAGTTCATGATAAGATCAGGTGCGAGGGCGTCTACGACAAGCTCATGGCCAACCTGGAGAAGGTGAACCATCCCAACGTCTTCGCCAACATGGTGGTCATGCCGGACAATAAGCACCTCATCCGGGAGACGGCCCAGATCGTGAAGGACAACCCCCACCTCAACGGGATGATGATCAATTTCCTCACCCCCCCGCCGGAGTCCAAGACCCTGACCTTGGAAGAGAAGCGCCAGGCGGTGGAGGAGATAATCGTCCTGAAGAAGGAAGGCTATCCCATTCTGAACTCCAAGAAGGCGCTCAAGGAACTGCTCATCGAGGACTATTCGGAGAGATGTCCATTCTGGGCCTCGGAATTCGTCATGCCCGACCGCAGCAAGAAGTACGGCTGCCCCATGAGGGGAGAATCGTGCAAAAAGTGCGGCTTCGACGCCGTGCGCGAGTACTCCCTGGTCACCCGCGGAAGTCCGTCTACCATATTGTCCATGGCAGGACGCTTTGCACTATCAACGAAATGA
- a CDS encoding prenyltransferase — MEATVAWRKILNLLRISYTLPFVMASVTGAAFALMMNGDLLLAFLIPLDVFFLAMFVNITNDYFDHKSGTDSTRFDFMTPELKETIKEVYDERIYWDGNTFDKGEVSERHGRIIIALIALGALLVSIPIIMHGGWLVIVLGAVGFFLAYFYTAPPLNLGARGLGELDVGTSFFMMSFFTYYVIVGQWFWEMFLLGLTVGLTVMLMRFVDQMSGYEAHVKGGEKDWCVRLGLERAVKAVAVLLVVLYAIIIGLILFDPLYALLLLTIPMARSLMRMLHNKEDKLRFIRPAPQVFKLVLGNQILIIISLIVQSVLPWTIW, encoded by the coding sequence ATGGAGGCGACCGTGGCCTGGCGGAAGATTTTGAACCTGCTGAGGATCAGCTACACCCTTCCGTTCGTCATGGCCTCGGTGACCGGGGCGGCCTTCGCTCTGATGATGAACGGAGATCTTCTCCTGGCCTTCCTGATACCGCTGGACGTGTTCTTCCTGGCCATGTTCGTCAACATCACCAACGATTATTTCGACCACAAGAGCGGCACCGACTCCACCCGCTTCGACTTCATGACCCCCGAGCTGAAGGAGACCATCAAGGAGGTCTACGACGAGCGGATATACTGGGACGGCAACACCTTCGACAAGGGAGAGGTGAGCGAGAGGCACGGCCGAATCATCATCGCGCTCATCGCCCTGGGGGCGCTGCTGGTCTCCATCCCGATCATAATGCACGGAGGCTGGCTGGTCATCGTGTTGGGAGCTGTCGGTTTCTTCCTGGCCTACTTCTACACCGCCCCACCGCTGAACCTGGGGGCGCGCGGCCTGGGCGAGCTGGACGTCGGGACCTCGTTCTTCATGATGTCCTTCTTCACCTACTACGTGATAGTCGGGCAATGGTTCTGGGAGATGTTCCTCCTCGGCCTCACCGTAGGGCTAACGGTCATGCTCATGCGCTTCGTGGACCAGATGTCTGGGTACGAGGCGCACGTGAAGGGCGGGGAGAAGGACTGGTGTGTGCGTCTGGGACTAGAGAGGGCGGTCAAGGCCGTCGCAGTGCTCCTGGTAGTGCTGTACGCCATAATCATTGGCCTGATCCTCTTCGACCCGCTGTACGCGCTACTGCTTCTAACCATACCCATGGCTCGTAGCCTGATGAGGATGCTTCACAACAAGGAGGACAAACTGCGTTTCATCCGCCCGGCGCCCCAAGTGTTCAAGCTGGTCCTGGGAAATCAGATCCTCATTATCATTTCGTTGATAGTGCAAAGCGTCCTGCCATGGACAATATGGTAG
- a CDS encoding NAD-dependent epimerase/dehydratase family protein — protein sequence MYGPSNVDDLSYYFIISFKGFASKFIIGSGKNYIQFVHVRDVVQGFLRALDHPNSTGRTFIITQARPYTYEEVYRVLANIFGQKEPKWRVGKRLAKLMMLPLESLNALLGWENFLYRRKTVESVTSDRAFSIERARKELGYEPEYDLPEGMAETVA from the coding sequence ATGTACGGGCCGAGCAACGTGGACGATTTGTCGTACTACTTCATCATCTCGTTCAAGGGCTTCGCCTCCAAGTTCATCATCGGCTCCGGCAAGAACTACATCCAGTTCGTGCACGTGAGAGATGTGGTGCAAGGATTCCTGCGGGCACTGGACCATCCCAATTCCACGGGCAGGACCTTCATCATCACCCAGGCCAGGCCGTACACCTACGAGGAGGTGTATCGTGTGCTTGCCAACATATTCGGGCAGAAGGAGCCCAAGTGGAGGGTCGGGAAGCGCCTGGCCAAATTGATGATGCTGCCCCTAGAGAGCCTTAACGCCCTGCTCGGTTGGGAGAACTTCCTCTACCGGCGGAAAACGGTGGAGAGCGTGACCAGCGACCGCGCATTCAGCATCGAGCGGGCCCGGAAGGAACTGGGATACGAACCGGAGTACGACCTGCCGGAGGGCATGGCGGAGACGGTGGCCTGA
- a CDS encoding GrpB family protein produces MTNAGGDTAQATGPIDAMDIVELRDHDPAWKEEFRRERERLISALGTDIRRIDHVGSTAVPGLKAKPVIDILASVERLDPELFASRLAVLGYVHVPIGEEERLFFRKGMPRTHHLHLVLEGGEEFRRHILFRDRLIAHSEEARRYAVLKEELAERFRNDREAYIRGKEDFISEILAKAEELVRASGLDWTIL; encoded by the coding sequence ATGACGAATGCTGGTGGTGACACCGCCCAGGCGACCGGGCCGATCGATGCAATGGACATCGTGGAACTGAGAGACCACGACCCCGCCTGGAAGGAAGAGTTCCGGAGGGAGCGGGAGCGTCTGATCTCAGCCCTCGGCACTGACATCCGCCGCATCGACCACGTGGGCAGCACCGCCGTGCCCGGACTGAAGGCTAAGCCGGTGATCGACATCCTGGCCTCTGTGGAGCGGCTGGACCCTGAACTGTTCGCCAGCCGCCTGGCCGTTCTTGGGTACGTGCACGTGCCCATCGGGGAGGAGGAGCGCCTGTTCTTCCGAAAAGGTATGCCCCGCACCCATCACCTGCACCTGGTACTGGAAGGCGGGGAGGAGTTCCGGAGGCACATCCTGTTCCGGGACCGACTCATCGCTCACTCAGAGGAGGCCAGGAGGTACGCCGTCCTGAAGGAGGAGCTGGCCGAACGCTTCCGGAACGATAGGGAGGCCTACATCAGGGGAAAGGAGGACTTCATCTCCGAGATACTGGCCAAGGCCGAGGAGCTGGTGAGGGCTTCCGGACTGGATTGGACGATCTTGTGA
- the ilvB gene encoding biosynthetic-type acetolactate synthase large subunit, whose amino-acid sequence MKGAKAILELLEGQGVDVMFGYPGGVTIPIYDELLDSNIHHVLVRHEQCAAHMADGYSRTTNKTGVCLATSGPGATNLVTGVATAYADSSPMIVLTGQVATSMIGNNAFQEADIFSLMMPITKHNYRVLKPNDLPEAIKRGMGIANSGRKGPVHIDLPVDVQRKEIDPSRLNEEFPVPAPFEDFSAVIEAVKVLRDAERPVLLVGGGARWSNASSEVQKLAEMLFAPVITTIMAKAIIPEDHPLSFGMIGMHGRECSRKALLEADVVFAIGTRFSDRTIGYDQEMSNDTKIIHLDIDPMEAGKNPRTKVRLVGDARKGLQLVIKGLGRCSKGESAWGKRVKELYDGCICNIDIDEEPIKPQKVIWELRKALNPDAYVATEVGQNQMWAAHFMQLKHPSQFITSGGMGTMGFGFPASLGVKYAHRDKQVVDVAGDGSFQMVFQELATAMSEDLPVVVCLLNNGWLGMVKQWQKLQWNRRYSGTELRCNPDFVKLAEAFGAAGVTVTRPSELSEAFKTAFASDVPFVVDVRIDPEEDMLPMLPGGVSSDQGTIRNRCMWNQSR is encoded by the coding sequence ATGAAAGGTGCCAAGGCTATTCTGGAACTGCTCGAAGGGCAGGGTGTGGACGTCATGTTCGGTTACCCAGGCGGGGTAACCATCCCCATATACGACGAACTATTGGACTCGAACATCCACCACGTCCTAGTCCGTCACGAGCAGTGCGCCGCCCACATGGCCGACGGCTATTCCCGAACGACCAACAAGACCGGGGTGTGCCTGGCCACCTCCGGCCCGGGGGCCACCAACCTGGTGACGGGCGTAGCTACAGCGTACGCGGACTCCTCGCCCATGATAGTGCTGACCGGACAGGTGGCCACCAGCATGATCGGCAACAACGCCTTCCAGGAGGCGGACATCTTCAGCTTGATGATGCCCATCACCAAGCACAACTATCGCGTGCTCAAGCCCAACGACCTGCCGGAGGCCATCAAACGGGGCATGGGCATAGCCAACAGCGGGCGCAAGGGCCCGGTGCACATCGACCTACCAGTGGACGTGCAGAGAAAGGAGATCGACCCCTCCCGCCTGAACGAGGAGTTCCCCGTTCCCGCCCCCTTCGAGGACTTCTCGGCCGTCATCGAGGCGGTGAAGGTGCTCCGGGACGCGGAGAGGCCGGTGCTGCTCGTCGGCGGCGGGGCCAGATGGTCCAACGCCTCCAGCGAGGTGCAGAAGCTGGCCGAGATGCTGTTCGCTCCGGTCATCACCACAATAATGGCCAAGGCCATAATCCCCGAGGACCATCCGCTGTCATTCGGCATGATCGGCATGCACGGGCGCGAATGCTCCCGGAAAGCGCTGCTGGAAGCGGACGTCGTATTCGCCATCGGGACGCGGTTCTCGGACCGCACCATCGGCTACGACCAAGAGATGTCCAACGACACCAAGATCATCCATCTGGACATCGATCCCATGGAGGCGGGCAAGAACCCGCGCACCAAGGTCAGGCTGGTGGGCGACGCCCGCAAGGGCCTGCAATTGGTGATCAAGGGGCTCGGACGCTGCTCCAAGGGCGAGAGCGCCTGGGGCAAGAGGGTGAAGGAGCTCTACGATGGCTGCATCTGCAACATCGACATCGACGAGGAACCGATAAAACCGCAGAAGGTCATATGGGAGCTGCGGAAGGCCCTTAACCCGGACGCCTACGTGGCCACGGAGGTGGGGCAGAACCAGATGTGGGCGGCCCACTTCATGCAATTGAAGCATCCCAGCCAGTTCATCACCTCTGGCGGCATGGGCACTATGGGCTTCGGCTTTCCCGCCTCCCTGGGGGTCAAGTACGCCCACCGGGACAAACAGGTGGTGGACGTGGCCGGGGACGGCAGCTTCCAGATGGTGTTCCAGGAGCTGGCAACGGCCATGAGCGAGGACCTGCCGGTGGTGGTCTGCCTGCTCAACAACGGCTGGCTGGGCATGGTGAAGCAATGGCAGAAGCTGCAGTGGAACCGCCGCTACAGCGGCACCGAACTACGGTGCAACCCGGACTTCGTGAAGCTGGCGGAGGCCTTCGGGGCCGCCGGGGTCACGGTGACCAGGCCCAGCGAGCTGTCGGAGGCCTTCAAGACGGCCTTCGCTTCCGACGTACCCTTCGTGGTGGACGTGCGCATCGATCCGGAGGAGGACATGCTGCCCATGCTGCCAGGCGGGGTCAGCAGCGACCAAGGGACCATACGCAACCGCTGCATGTGGAACCAAAGCCGTTGA
- the ilvC gene encoding ketol-acid reductoisomerase: MAKIYHESDADLGVLKGKKVAVIGFGNQGKAQALCFHDSGLDVTVGVRKDGKSWNDAKKNGLKVDTVAGAVKGADVVLVLIPDEVQGDVYKAEIEPNLKKGAALEFAHGFAITFGVIKPPKTVDVIMMAPKAPGPMERRVFVEGFGVPALIAVEQDFTGKAKSIALALAKGLGSTKAGVLETNFREEATSDLFGEQAVLCGGVTALIEAGFQTLVKRGYQPEIAYFECLHEVKLIVDLIYQGGMMNMWNSVSNTAEFGGLTTRELVINDQSRAAMEKMLDRICNGEFAKEWLADAKAGMPRMKALEKAESETQVEKVGKEIRALFETKK, encoded by the coding sequence ATGGCAAAGATATATCACGAGTCGGACGCCGACCTGGGCGTCCTGAAGGGCAAGAAGGTCGCGGTCATCGGTTTCGGGAACCAGGGCAAGGCCCAAGCGTTGTGCTTTCACGATAGCGGATTGGACGTTACCGTCGGCGTGCGCAAGGACGGCAAGTCCTGGAACGATGCCAAGAAGAACGGACTGAAGGTGGACACCGTGGCCGGCGCCGTCAAGGGCGCGGACGTGGTCCTGGTGCTCATCCCGGACGAGGTCCAGGGTGATGTGTACAAGGCGGAGATCGAGCCCAACCTGAAGAAGGGCGCGGCGCTCGAGTTCGCCCACGGCTTCGCCATCACCTTCGGCGTGATCAAGCCGCCCAAGACCGTGGACGTCATCATGATGGCCCCGAAGGCCCCCGGCCCCATGGAGCGGAGGGTCTTCGTCGAAGGGTTCGGTGTCCCCGCCCTCATCGCGGTGGAACAGGACTTCACCGGCAAGGCCAAGTCCATAGCGTTGGCCTTGGCCAAGGGCCTGGGCTCGACCAAGGCGGGCGTACTGGAGACCAACTTCCGCGAGGAAGCGACGTCCGACCTGTTCGGGGAGCAGGCCGTGCTATGCGGCGGGGTCACCGCCCTCATTGAGGCCGGTTTCCAGACCCTGGTCAAGAGGGGCTACCAGCCGGAGATCGCCTACTTCGAGTGCCTGCACGAGGTCAAGCTCATCGTCGACCTGATCTACCAGGGCGGCATGATGAACATGTGGAACAGCGTCTCCAACACCGCCGAGTTCGGCGGACTGACCACCCGCGAGCTGGTCATCAACGACCAGAGCCGAGCGGCCATGGAGAAGATGCTGGACCGCATCTGCAACGGCGAGTTCGCCAAGGAATGGCTTGCCGACGCAAAAGCGGGCATGCCCCGGATGAAGGCCCTGGAAAAGGCCGAGTCCGAGACCCAGGTGGAGAAGGTGGGCAAGGAGATACGCGCCCTCTTCGAGACCAAGAAGTGA
- a CDS encoding cyclophilin-like fold protein, which translates to MERILMRTRYERWEIELNDTVAAWKINESLPLEREINVWGGEIYFTVPVSNPLENGKKILEEGEVAFWPEGNALCFFFGRTPVSSTSKPEAFSPVTPVGRVLNNVSALAELPDRTRVTLERAD; encoded by the coding sequence ATGGAACGTATTCTTATGCGCACCAGGTATGAGCGGTGGGAGATCGAGCTCAACGACACCGTGGCCGCCTGGAAGATCAACGAGTCGCTGCCGCTGGAGCGGGAAATAAACGTGTGGGGCGGGGAGATCTATTTCACGGTCCCTGTCAGCAACCCCCTCGAGAACGGCAAGAAGATATTGGAGGAGGGCGAGGTGGCCTTCTGGCCGGAAGGCAACGCCCTTTGTTTCTTCTTCGGGCGGACACCGGTGTCCAGCACCTCCAAGCCCGAGGCCTTCTCCCCGGTGACCCCGGTCGGGCGCGTGCTGAACAACGTCAGCGCCCTGGCCGAGCTCCCGGACCGCACCAGGGTGACCCTGGAGCGGGCGGACTGA